From the genome of Gracilibacillus salitolerans, one region includes:
- a CDS encoding glycoside hydrolase family 127 protein, which yields MHNVNLLDGIFKNSQQKGKEYLLYLDVDRLVAPCYEAAGKTAKKERYGGWESMGIAGHSIGHWLSAAATMYQVTSDEALMDKIEYALTELAAVQAFDKEGYVSGFPRDCFDQVFSGEFEVDNFSLGGSWVPWYSIHKIYAGLIDVHQVTGSTLALETVTMLADWAYNGLINLSEDQFQRMLTCEHGGMNEALADLYLITEDTRYLDLAERFYHKAVLDPLANKQDDLEGKHANTQIPKVIGVAKLYNITGKEKYKQIATYFWDQVVHYRTYAIGGNSIREHFGPENAEELGILTTETCNTYNMLKLTEVLFTWDHSAHYYDYYERALYNHILASQDPDSGMKTYFVSSEPGHFKVYHSHDNSFWCCTGTGMENPARYNRRIFEKIEKRLFVHLFISAEASYDNDQMVIKQQTAFPYQPSTTITIEKASSEVKQIAIRKPSWFSDEPTLKINGKEVNAVEDEGYLIIEHIWQNGDQITYDLPLDLYRYHAKDDKKKQVIMYGPIVLAGALGRDNFPETDILDNHLALNNHPLIDVPTLVTDRPLNDWIKAKDKEKLLFETEAIGQPGHQRVQLKPFYDIHHERYTIYWNIMSEQEFKEFGDEERKRKAREQKMIVDEVTPNEQQPEVDHNMQAKNSTSGYSNDVHSGWRDARDGGYFSYDLKVDPEKKMYLFITYNKSDFTMEIDGKRLERDFEIKIDGHVLAEEHFNKPNIGELYSKTYPIPTELINGKEKVTVTFSAAKNKIAGGVYQVRMINDPSL from the coding sequence ATGCATAATGTGAATTTGCTAGACGGAATCTTTAAAAATTCTCAACAAAAAGGAAAGGAATACTTACTATACTTAGATGTTGATCGGCTTGTTGCTCCATGCTATGAAGCTGCAGGTAAAACAGCCAAAAAAGAAAGATATGGTGGATGGGAGTCTATGGGGATTGCTGGCCATTCCATTGGTCACTGGTTGTCAGCAGCGGCAACTATGTATCAAGTAACAAGTGATGAAGCATTAATGGATAAAATAGAGTATGCTTTAACTGAATTAGCTGCTGTGCAGGCCTTTGATAAGGAAGGATATGTCAGTGGTTTCCCGCGGGATTGTTTTGATCAAGTATTTTCTGGGGAGTTTGAAGTAGACAACTTTAGCCTCGGAGGATCATGGGTACCATGGTATTCCATACATAAAATCTACGCAGGACTTATCGATGTTCATCAAGTAACAGGGTCTACTTTAGCATTGGAAACTGTTACAATGCTTGCTGATTGGGCTTATAATGGATTGATAAATTTATCAGAAGACCAATTCCAACGTATGTTGACCTGTGAGCATGGTGGAATGAACGAAGCACTAGCGGATCTGTATTTAATTACAGAAGATACTCGTTATTTGGATCTAGCTGAAAGGTTTTACCATAAGGCTGTATTAGATCCATTAGCAAACAAGCAAGATGATTTAGAAGGAAAGCATGCCAATACACAAATACCGAAAGTGATTGGAGTGGCTAAACTCTATAACATTACAGGAAAAGAAAAATATAAGCAGATAGCGACATACTTTTGGGATCAAGTCGTTCACTATCGCACGTATGCAATTGGAGGAAATAGTATTCGTGAGCATTTTGGTCCTGAAAATGCCGAAGAACTGGGAATTCTAACAACGGAGACATGTAATACATATAACATGTTAAAATTGACAGAAGTCCTTTTCACATGGGATCATTCCGCTCATTACTATGATTATTATGAGCGTGCTTTATATAACCATATTCTTGCGTCACAAGATCCTGATTCAGGCATGAAAACGTATTTTGTATCTTCTGAACCTGGTCATTTCAAAGTATACCACTCCCATGATAATTCGTTCTGGTGTTGTACTGGTACAGGAATGGAAAATCCGGCAAGATATAATAGACGTATTTTTGAAAAAATCGAAAAAAGGTTATTTGTGCACTTATTTATTTCTGCAGAAGCATCATACGATAATGACCAAATGGTTATTAAACAACAAACAGCATTTCCATATCAGCCAAGTACCACGATCACAATAGAAAAGGCAAGCAGTGAAGTAAAACAGATTGCTATTCGAAAGCCTTCCTGGTTCTCCGATGAACCAACATTAAAAATTAATGGAAAGGAAGTAAATGCTGTAGAGGATGAAGGATATCTTATAATCGAACATATCTGGCAAAATGGAGATCAGATTACATATGATTTACCATTAGATTTATATCGATATCATGCAAAAGATGATAAGAAAAAACAAGTGATCATGTATGGACCAATCGTGTTAGCCGGGGCATTAGGCCGAGATAACTTTCCGGAAACGGATATTCTTGATAATCACCTGGCATTAAATAATCATCCATTAATTGATGTGCCGACATTAGTGACAGATAGGCCGCTAAATGATTGGATAAAAGCTAAAGATAAAGAAAAACTATTATTTGAAACTGAAGCAATCGGACAACCTGGTCATCAACGGGTACAGTTGAAGCCTTTTTATGATATACATCATGAGCGCTATACGATCTATTGGAATATTATGTCCGAACAGGAGTTTAAAGAGTTCGGTGATGAAGAAAGGAAACGAAAAGCGCGGGAGCAAAAGATGATTGTCGATGAGGTCACGCCTAATGAACAGCAACCAGAAGTAGATCATAATATGCAAGCGAAAAATTCAACTTCTGGATATAGCAATGATGTCCATAGCGGTTGGAGAGATGCACGTGATGGTGGTTATTTCAGCTATGATTTAAAAGTCGATCCCGAAAAAAAGATGTATTTATTTATCACCTACAATAAAAGTGATTTTACGATGGAAATAGACGGTAAAAGATTAGAAAGAGATTTTGAGATAAAAATTGATGGGCATGTACTAGCTGAAGAGCACTTTAATAAACCAAATATTGGTGAGTTATATTCGAAAACCTATCCGATACCAACGGAACTAATCAATGGTAAAGAAAAAGTAACCGTTACATTTTCTGCAGCGAAAAATAAGATTGCAGGTGGTGTATATCAAGTCAGAATGATAAACGATCCATCATTATAA
- a CDS encoding AraC family transcriptional regulator yields the protein MSHPVIISSSSFPLIHEIGFMGDEDGVLKHPDRVMSELNVFVYVIKGQLQIIEDNEVYNLKKGSYLFLRKNIHHWGDEFYQSGSQWFYIHFFNYDIQENVNEYSTYGKTSLIHQEEYQKKLTMPKHGEVSHLGYTQSQLEQILEMFESSHPMRPLLTCMHAHQLFLELYMENLEAYTNMKSNRMVAKMIQLIDERESYKLSSQEISEALGMNYAYLSTLFKQHTGKSITQYQNERKVEKAIQLFRKENFNVSEVSDKLGFSNPFYFSRVFKKVTGMSPTDYLRQIYRG from the coding sequence TTGTCTCATCCCGTGATTATATCAAGCAGTTCATTCCCTCTTATTCATGAAATAGGTTTTATGGGTGATGAAGATGGCGTCCTAAAACATCCGGATCGTGTGATGTCAGAATTAAATGTTTTTGTTTACGTTATTAAAGGGCAATTACAAATTATAGAAGATAATGAAGTATATAATCTTAAGAAAGGTTCCTATCTTTTTCTTAGAAAAAACATCCATCATTGGGGAGACGAATTCTATCAATCTGGTTCTCAATGGTTTTATATTCATTTTTTTAATTATGACATACAGGAAAACGTTAACGAATATAGCACATATGGAAAAACCTCGCTTATTCATCAGGAGGAATATCAGAAAAAGCTTACCATGCCTAAACATGGAGAAGTGTCTCATCTCGGTTATACCCAGTCACAACTTGAACAAATATTAGAAATGTTCGAATCATCCCATCCAATGAGACCATTATTAACCTGTATGCATGCACATCAGTTATTCTTAGAGTTATATATGGAGAATCTGGAAGCCTATACCAATATGAAATCCAATAGAATGGTAGCTAAAATGATTCAGTTAATTGATGAACGAGAAAGCTACAAGTTATCCAGTCAAGAGATCTCTGAAGCTTTAGGTATGAATTATGCTTATCTTTCCACCTTGTTTAAACAACACACAGGAAAAAGCATTACACAATATCAAAATGAACGAAAGGTGGAAAAAGCGATTCAATTGTTTCGAAAAGAAAATTTTAATGTTTCAGAAGTAAGCGACAAGTTGGGATTCTCCAATCCATTCTATTTCAGTCGAGTCTTCAAAAAAGTGACAGGCATGTCCCCTACTGACTATCTGAGACAAATATATCGGGGGTGA
- a CDS encoding zinc dependent phospholipase C family protein, producing MGSRIMHLIIGNRMAESLSIEDKTPFLLGSIAPDAVFLHEDKTISHFYIGEVKDYSRSIDYKGFLQKYSSEVENKNLFILGYCAHLIADDIWLRGFNLSWLRNRMDADEGLYELYHNDFRLLNAKLLDYYGFTDELRKTLSHFPTIIDLEEVKSKDVEKFIPYVLGDMEYDKEVSNEKLNVFTFNQIVGYIETSVDVGLLNIKPLLT from the coding sequence TTGGGTTCAAGAATTATGCACTTGATTATTGGTAATAGAATGGCAGAGTCTTTATCGATAGAAGATAAGACACCATTTTTGCTTGGAAGTATTGCTCCAGATGCAGTATTTTTACATGAAGACAAAACCATATCACATTTCTATATAGGTGAAGTCAAAGACTATTCAAGAAGCATTGATTATAAAGGTTTTTTACAGAAGTATAGTTCAGAAGTAGAAAATAAAAATCTCTTTATATTAGGGTATTGTGCACATTTAATTGCTGACGATATATGGCTAAGAGGATTTAACCTCTCTTGGTTAAGGAACAGAATGGATGCTGATGAAGGATTATACGAGTTATACCATAATGATTTTCGATTACTAAATGCAAAATTGTTAGATTACTATGGTTTTACAGATGAATTGAGAAAAACGCTTAGCCATTTTCCTACAATTATAGATTTAGAAGAGGTTAAATCTAAGGATGTTGAAAAATTCATACCTTATGTGTTAGGTGATATGGAGTACGATAAAGAAGTTTCAAATGAAAAACTTAATGTTTTTACGTTTAACCAAATTGTTGGTTATATAGAGACATCAGTTGATGTGGGACTATTGAATATAAAACCTTTGCTTACTTAA
- a CDS encoding D-alanine--D-alanine ligase family protein yields MKTKVAVIFGGVSVEHEVSVISALQAFNAIDRSKYDPVPIYISKTKEWYTGDVLTDIENYKDLDQLFKQADKVVLEQESKGTIVLKKKDRSLFSKGVITTIDIVFPVIHGTNGEDGSLQGYLELLGLPYVGCDVASSAAGMDKVMMKQILRDSGVPIVDYEWFYSSQWHEQQDEIKQLAEKIGYPVIVKPANLGSSVGISKVDNAEELEEAIELAISYSFKVIIEKMITDLTEVNCSVIGDYENVESSVCEQVLSTDEILSYADKYQSGGKTGDTKGMESVNRIIPAEISEEATAKVKELAEKTFRLLNASGVSRIDFLLNPDGEVFVNEINTIPGSLSFYLWEPSGKDFEQLTDQLIQLALKRERERQSIQFSIDTNLFSLHSKGQGTKGK; encoded by the coding sequence GTGAAAACGAAAGTAGCCGTAATCTTTGGTGGTGTATCTGTAGAACACGAAGTTTCCGTTATCTCGGCACTTCAAGCATTCAATGCAATCGATCGATCAAAATATGATCCAGTACCTATTTATATTAGTAAAACTAAAGAATGGTATACAGGGGATGTATTAACAGATATCGAGAATTATAAAGACTTGGATCAACTGTTTAAACAAGCAGACAAAGTCGTATTGGAACAGGAAAGCAAAGGAACTATTGTCCTTAAGAAAAAAGATCGTTCTCTTTTCTCGAAAGGTGTCATTACAACGATCGATATCGTTTTTCCGGTTATCCACGGTACGAATGGTGAGGACGGCTCTCTACAAGGATACCTTGAATTATTAGGTCTTCCTTATGTTGGTTGTGATGTTGCCTCATCAGCCGCAGGAATGGATAAAGTGATGATGAAGCAGATTTTACGTGATTCCGGTGTGCCAATTGTTGATTATGAATGGTTTTACTCTAGTCAGTGGCATGAGCAGCAGGATGAAATTAAACAATTAGCTGAAAAAATTGGTTATCCCGTTATTGTGAAACCAGCTAACCTTGGATCAAGTGTTGGTATCTCTAAGGTGGATAACGCAGAGGAATTAGAGGAAGCAATTGAGCTTGCGATTTCCTATAGTTTTAAAGTAATTATTGAGAAAATGATAACAGATTTAACGGAAGTTAATTGTTCTGTTATTGGTGATTATGAAAATGTGGAAAGCTCTGTCTGCGAACAAGTGTTGAGCACAGATGAGATTCTATCCTATGCTGATAAATATCAAAGTGGTGGTAAAACAGGAGACACAAAAGGGATGGAAAGTGTCAATCGTATTATCCCTGCAGAAATTAGTGAAGAAGCAACAGCAAAGGTAAAAGAATTGGCAGAGAAAACCTTCCGTTTATTGAATGCAAGTGGTGTTTCTCGAATTGACTTTTTGCTAAACCCTGATGGAGAAGTTTTTGTGAATGAAATTAACACGATTCCAGGGTCACTATCTTTCTATTTATGGGAACCAAGTGGAAAAGATTTCGAACAATTAACCGATCAACTAATCCAGCTTGCGTTAAAACGAGAAAGAGAACGTCAATCGATCCAATTCTCGATCGACACTAATCTCTTCTCCTTACACAGTAAAGGCCAAGGAACAAAAGGAAAATAA
- a CDS encoding UDP-N-acetylmuramoyl-tripeptide--D-alanyl-D-alanine ligase — protein sequence MMQIIFSIVSVLWMVYVFFRVKQSIHMLQLNSYFNNRLWRWMTEHWSKVVPVHEWLALILALLILFEWNWLIFVIALLGLFVPRNKQEKKKLAVTARIKRLITTIAIVYLFLLATSLHFIWNDYPLSYAALVIALGSILTYGVVLLANLINKPIENSIKEYYYKDAKRIIDSAKNTETVGITGSFGKTSTKFILDTILSSHFNTLKTPNSFNTKIGVTITIRNSLKPYHDVFIAEMGAKEPGNIQEICEMVSHKYAILTAIGEQHLETFKTLENIQKTKYEIVETLPADGVAFLNRDDQNIMSYTPKNQCRKVYFAIDDKEADYLASNIRFHNKGTTFRVTNKEGTLDADFETKLLGKHNVYNILAAISVASEMGVPLNKLQLGVKKIQAVKHRMEIKKGFGNLTVIDDSFNSNPTGSRMALEVLSSMEGYKVLVTPGMVELGDKEYQYNKAFGEYAANACDYVILVGEKQTKPIQDGLNEKGYPEDQLFVAKDLNHAISQIQALNRQDAIILLENDLPDTYNE from the coding sequence ATGATGCAGATTATATTTTCAATTGTCAGTGTATTATGGATGGTGTACGTATTTTTTCGTGTTAAACAATCAATCCATATGCTGCAACTAAACAGTTATTTTAACAATCGATTATGGCGATGGATGACAGAGCATTGGTCAAAAGTTGTACCTGTTCATGAGTGGTTAGCACTTATTTTAGCACTTCTTATACTTTTCGAGTGGAATTGGCTTATATTTGTTATCGCATTGTTAGGTCTATTCGTACCGAGAAATAAACAAGAAAAGAAAAAGTTGGCTGTTACCGCTCGTATCAAACGTCTGATCACGACAATTGCGATTGTTTATCTTTTCTTGTTAGCAACAAGTTTACATTTTATTTGGAATGATTACCCGTTAAGCTACGCAGCATTAGTGATTGCGCTAGGTTCTATCCTCACATACGGAGTAGTATTATTGGCTAATCTCATTAATAAACCAATTGAAAATAGTATTAAAGAATATTATTACAAAGATGCGAAGCGTATAATCGATAGTGCTAAAAATACGGAAACGGTTGGTATTACGGGAAGCTTTGGTAAAACGAGTACAAAGTTTATTTTAGATACCATTTTGTCATCACATTTTAATACGTTAAAAACACCGAACAGTTTCAACACGAAAATCGGTGTTACGATTACAATCCGTAACTCATTAAAACCTTATCATGATGTATTTATTGCCGAAATGGGCGCAAAGGAACCAGGCAATATTCAAGAAATCTGTGAAATGGTTAGCCACAAATATGCGATTTTAACGGCAATAGGTGAACAGCATTTAGAAACATTTAAAACACTTGAAAACATACAAAAAACAAAGTATGAAATTGTCGAAACATTGCCAGCTGATGGTGTTGCTTTTTTAAATCGTGATGATCAAAATATAATGTCTTATACACCAAAAAATCAGTGTCGCAAAGTTTATTTTGCGATTGATGACAAAGAAGCAGACTATCTTGCTTCTAATATTCGTTTCCACAACAAAGGAACGACTTTTAGAGTGACGAATAAAGAAGGGACATTGGATGCTGATTTTGAGACAAAGTTGTTAGGCAAACATAATGTATATAACATTTTGGCTGCGATCAGTGTAGCATCAGAAATGGGAGTGCCTTTGAACAAACTTCAGCTTGGTGTGAAGAAGATTCAAGCAGTCAAACATCGTATGGAAATTAAGAAAGGATTCGGTAATTTAACGGTGATTGATGACAGTTTTAATTCGAATCCAACTGGTTCACGTATGGCTTTGGAGGTCCTTTCATCAATGGAAGGATATAAAGTACTAGTGACACCAGGTATGGTAGAATTAGGTGACAAGGAATATCAATATAATAAAGCATTTGGTGAGTATGCGGCAAATGCATGTGATTACGTGATATTAGTAGGGGAGAAACAGACTAAACCAATTCAAGATGGGCTTAACGAAAAAGGCTATCCAGAAGATCAATTGTTTGTTGCGAAAGACTTAAATCATGCGATATCACAAATCCAGGCATTAAACCGCCAAGATGCTATTATATTATTGGAAAATGATTTACCAGACACATATAATGAGTAA
- a CDS encoding alpha/beta fold hydrolase: MEIDQLKIHYKQTGEGRPVVMLHGWGTSLDLFEDLQNSLSAHFQVTSLDFPGFGQSDEPPEAWDVGRYTDFFEQFLAKLEIINPILIGHSFGGRVSLKYADRHQDNVHKMILIGSAGVKPKRKADYYVKVYSYKTLKKVLSLPILNRYKDDIIAKYRGKAGSSDYQNASRVMQQTLSKVVNEDLQHHMPNIQAPTLLIWGANDMATPVQDAKIMEQLIPNAGLALIENAGHYVFLEQKRRVAVIVDTFLEEDKGAV; this comes from the coding sequence ATGGAAATAGACCAATTAAAAATACATTATAAACAAACTGGTGAGGGTCGCCCTGTCGTTATGCTTCATGGTTGGGGAACGAGCCTCGATTTGTTTGAGGATTTACAAAATAGTTTAAGTGCTCATTTTCAGGTTACTTCATTGGACTTTCCTGGATTTGGTCAAAGTGATGAACCACCAGAAGCGTGGGATGTAGGCAGATACACTGATTTTTTTGAACAGTTTTTAGCAAAATTAGAAATAATCAACCCGATATTAATCGGACATTCATTTGGTGGAAGAGTTTCACTAAAATATGCAGACCGGCACCAGGATAATGTACATAAAATGATATTAATAGGTAGTGCTGGTGTGAAACCGAAACGTAAAGCAGATTATTATGTAAAAGTATACTCGTATAAAACATTAAAAAAGGTGCTAAGTCTACCAATTTTAAATCGATATAAAGATGATATTATTGCGAAATACCGTGGTAAAGCAGGATCGTCGGATTATCAAAATGCATCGAGAGTGATGCAACAAACATTAAGTAAAGTAGTCAACGAGGATCTACAGCACCATATGCCAAACATTCAAGCGCCGACGTTATTAATTTGGGGTGCAAATGATATGGCAACACCTGTACAGGATGCGAAGATTATGGAGCAATTAATCCCGAACGCCGGATTAGCGTTAATTGAGAACGCTGGCCATTATGTGTTTTTAGAACAAAAACGCCGTGTTGCGGTGATTGTAGATACTTTTTTAGAAGAGGATAAAGGAGCAGTTTGA
- a CDS encoding biotin transporter BioY, whose amino-acid sequence MQSSKLRALILASIFAAITAILAQLQVQLWLVPFSGQTLAVGLTATIIGSKLGALSMFAYLLIGLIGLPVFSGLSGGPQVLVGPTGGYIFGFIATAYITGLILEKTSFNFKMALIANIVGMLVTLAFGMTQLKFVAELSWSAAMVSGVYPFLIVGVIKAILASWLGIMIRNRLTKANLL is encoded by the coding sequence ATGCAATCTAGTAAATTACGAGCACTTATTTTAGCAAGTATCTTTGCGGCGATTACAGCTATTTTAGCACAATTGCAAGTACAATTATGGCTTGTTCCATTCAGTGGACAAACCTTAGCAGTAGGCTTAACAGCTACGATTATCGGCAGTAAGCTAGGCGCTCTATCCATGTTTGCCTATTTGTTAATCGGTCTGATTGGCCTTCCAGTATTTTCTGGTTTATCTGGAGGACCGCAAGTTTTAGTCGGCCCAACAGGAGGTTACATTTTTGGCTTTATTGCAACTGCCTACATAACTGGACTTATTTTAGAAAAAACATCCTTTAATTTCAAAATGGCATTGATTGCGAATATTGTGGGGATGCTTGTTACCTTAGCATTTGGCATGACTCAGCTTAAATTTGTCGCAGAATTAAGCTGGAGTGCGGCAATGGTTTCAGGGGTATATCCCTTCTTAATTGTTGGAGTCATCAAAGCCATTCTTGCAAGCTGGTTGGGAATTATGATAAGGAACAGATTAACCAAGGCAAATTTATTGTAA
- a CDS encoding LysM peptidoglycan-binding domain-containing protein: MTVHVVQSGESLWQIANQYQLPISAIVEVNGLPSANTIIPGLALYIPDQANVQLRPYMIKAGDTLWQLSNRFNTTIEAILHVNTVADPNQLYIGQRLLIPTPLKPQIETLGFIVPYSPQTFLPILRNLSDSLTYVAIVSYSFTAEGYAYLLLDDKEVVRESNRLGVTPLLMIRNFTSEDFDAELAGNVLANPVYRRNLIESLLQFVNEKEYGGVSLDIEFIPPARRDDFNTFLNALKTALGTRILHVNVHAKTEDLPTNPIVGAYDYQAIGAIADVVAVMTIDYGYPGGPPDPVAPLWWMYQVVRYATSLIDSRKVQIAFPLYGYDWRVTDNTTAAVSVNGAQNQAISANTVIEFDQIAASPWYRYWEEMEKHIVWFEDVRSYREKYTLVDQYQLLGVTYWQLNLPAPQNWVYLNNHFIVT, translated from the coding sequence ATGACCGTTCATGTTGTTCAAAGTGGAGAATCCTTATGGCAAATTGCAAATCAATATCAACTTCCGATTTCTGCTATTGTTGAAGTGAATGGTTTGCCTTCAGCAAATACCATCATACCTGGTCTTGCGCTTTACATTCCGGATCAAGCTAATGTTCAATTGAGACCTTATATGATCAAGGCAGGAGATACGCTTTGGCAGTTATCTAATCGTTTTAACACCACGATAGAAGCTATATTACATGTGAACACCGTGGCAGATCCGAATCAATTATATATTGGCCAAAGGCTTCTGATTCCTACACCGTTGAAACCCCAAATAGAAACGCTAGGCTTTATTGTTCCATACTCACCACAAACCTTTTTACCCATTCTTCGAAATTTATCTGATTCGCTGACGTACGTGGCAATTGTATCTTACTCTTTTACCGCAGAAGGCTATGCCTATTTGTTATTAGATGATAAAGAGGTCGTTAGGGAAAGCAACCGGTTGGGTGTCACCCCTCTTTTAATGATTCGTAACTTTACATCCGAAGATTTTGATGCTGAATTAGCTGGGAACGTGCTTGCTAATCCAGTTTATCGGAGAAATTTAATAGAAAGTTTATTACAATTTGTTAATGAAAAAGAATATGGTGGAGTATCACTGGATATTGAATTTATTCCTCCTGCACGAAGGGACGATTTTAATACATTTTTGAACGCATTAAAAACTGCTCTTGGTACGCGCATTCTACATGTCAATGTACATGCAAAAACAGAAGATTTGCCAACAAATCCAATCGTAGGAGCCTATGACTATCAGGCAATTGGAGCGATTGCAGACGTGGTAGCTGTTATGACAATTGATTATGGATATCCAGGCGGTCCACCCGATCCGGTAGCACCATTGTGGTGGATGTACCAGGTTGTTCGATATGCAACGAGCTTAATTGATTCTCGCAAGGTACAAATTGCTTTTCCTTTGTATGGTTATGATTGGAGAGTAACTGATAATACGACCGCGGCTGTATCAGTTAATGGTGCACAAAACCAGGCAATCTCTGCTAACACAGTGATTGAATTTGATCAGATAGCTGCCTCACCATGGTATCGATATTGGGAGGAAATGGAGAAACATATTGTTTGGTTTGAAGATGTTAGGAGTTATCGGGAAAAATATACTTTAGTCGATCAATATCAATTGTTAGGTGTAACATACTGGCAATTGAACCTGCCAGCACCGCAGAATTGGGTTTATTTAAATAATCATTTTATTGTTACTTAA
- a CDS encoding YozQ family protein has protein sequence MDPKKHSKIAERNYEVEDYKRNDQMSKGLAETHEQVSDSYMDGDNDEEQTE, from the coding sequence ATGGATCCAAAAAAGCATTCCAAAATCGCAGAACGAAATTATGAGGTAGAAGATTATAAACGAAATGATCAAATGAGCAAAGGTTTAGCCGAAACACACGAACAAGTGTCAGATAGCTATATGGATGGAGACAATGACGAAGAACAGACTGAATAA
- a CDS encoding tetratricopeptide repeat protein: MEWKQKANTIIEKIQQGQHHLVQREVVEIEQQLKKIEELSNAELLFLHHTVALFYQAEKNYSLASHHFQQAIKHRYHDKEAEHIWLQAHFAFAKLDEQFKQFSQARMTLAKVLQYLEKKQASNIEIAFVYQRIGRLFYQEEELHQAHTQMEQARTLLLETLEPVDPMVMRVNDQLADIYVALEQPELAIQLFEDIITKEDTLLSDEGKAILLMKTGELHFHTDLKRARRIIDQAVKLVNTEHPLYVRGYMLLAEIEENLRAFPRAVKYYKQVLEIVNQKYEKDHFLVVFLHSKLGTIELKMGGDQKAKHFLETGLPLSEKYPKIRMQFLYALGKIYSKQEVYDKAFDMYTSFLQGLEAEDKIKTLAYANTLQAIAYNFLMQEDLDNAIVRYHEALSIYQKLGSNCRNEKGLTAIRLGYSYYQTGEIKQAERYYELGAVTIEKVHEQEIKQEAYLALVEFYKETNQPKKQYEYEHKLMI, encoded by the coding sequence ATGGAATGGAAGCAAAAAGCAAATACCATAATCGAAAAAATTCAACAAGGTCAGCATCATCTGGTACAACGAGAAGTGGTGGAAATCGAACAACAGTTGAAAAAAATAGAGGAATTGTCTAATGCTGAACTTCTATTTCTTCATCACACAGTAGCTTTATTTTATCAGGCAGAGAAGAACTATTCTTTAGCGTCTCATCATTTTCAACAAGCGATCAAGCACCGTTATCACGACAAGGAAGCAGAGCACATATGGCTGCAGGCACATTTTGCTTTTGCCAAATTGGATGAACAGTTTAAGCAATTCAGTCAGGCAAGAATGACATTAGCAAAAGTGTTGCAATATCTTGAAAAGAAACAAGCAAGTAATATCGAAATAGCATTTGTATATCAAAGAATCGGCAGGCTGTTTTATCAAGAAGAAGAATTACATCAGGCTCATACCCAAATGGAACAGGCTCGAACGTTACTATTAGAAACATTAGAACCAGTTGATCCAATGGTAATGAGGGTTAATGATCAGTTAGCTGATATATATGTCGCTTTGGAACAACCGGAATTAGCGATTCAATTATTTGAAGATATCATCACTAAAGAGGACACCTTGCTATCAGATGAGGGCAAAGCAATTCTACTAATGAAAACAGGTGAACTACACTTTCATACCGATTTAAAAAGGGCTCGACGTATCATAGATCAAGCAGTGAAACTGGTGAATACGGAGCATCCGTTATATGTAAGAGGGTATATGCTACTTGCAGAGATTGAAGAAAATCTTCGAGCATTCCCACGTGCAGTAAAATATTATAAGCAGGTCTTGGAGATCGTCAATCAAAAGTATGAAAAAGACCATTTTCTTGTCGTGTTCTTGCATTCTAAATTAGGTACGATTGAGTTGAAAATGGGCGGAGATCAAAAAGCAAAGCATTTTTTAGAAACAGGTTTACCATTATCAGAAAAATATCCAAAGATTCGCATGCAGTTTTTATATGCTTTAGGAAAGATTTATTCCAAACAAGAAGTATATGATAAAGCATTTGACATGTATACGAGCTTTTTACAAGGGCTTGAAGCAGAAGATAAAATAAAAACCTTAGCATATGCGAATACCTTACAGGCAATCGCTTATAACTTTTTAATGCAAGAGGATTTGGATAATGCAATTGTTCGCTATCATGAAGCACTCTCGATTTATCAGAAGTTAGGCTCTAATTGCCGCAATGAGAAAGGATTAACCGCGATTAGATTAGGTTACAGCTATTATCAAACTGGGGAGATAAAACAAGCTGAAAGATATTATGAACTTGGTGCTGTGACTATTGAAAAAGTGCATGAACAAGAGATCAAACAAGAAGCTTATTTAGCATTAGTAGAATTTTATAAAGAAACCAACCAACCGAAGAAACAATATGAGTACGAGCATAAATTGATGATATAG